The following proteins come from a genomic window of Bartonella apihabitans:
- a CDS encoding helix-turn-helix domain-containing protein produces MMTDMEIAFNVSSDNIQTLKQNEIQSDLKIGSLLRHFRKKNGVTQMQLASIAGISPQQIQKYEKGADRIAVSRLITLLDFLDINFEEFFKAMKNLKQS; encoded by the coding sequence ATGATGACTGATATGGAAATTGCCTTTAACGTTTCCTCAGATAACATTCAAACATTAAAGCAGAATGAAATACAAAGTGATCTGAAAATCGGAAGCTTGTTGCGTCATTTTCGTAAGAAAAATGGCGTTACCCAAATGCAATTGGCATCAATTGCGGGTATTAGTCCCCAACAAATACAGAAATATGAAAAAGGGGCTGACAGGATTGCTGTGTCAAGATTGATAACGCTTCTCGATTTTCTGGATATCAATTTTGAAGAATTTTTCAAAGCGATGAAGAATCTTAAACAATCTTGA
- the trxA gene encoding thioredoxin, with product MSTVKVDTSNFENDVLKSAEPVVVDFWAEWCGPCKMIAPSLEEIATELQGKVKVAKINIDENPELATQFGVRSIPTLLLFNNGEIVSNMVGAAPKSRLADWIKDGVK from the coding sequence ATGAGCACTGTAAAAGTCGATACAAGCAATTTTGAAAATGACGTGCTAAAGTCGGCAGAACCTGTTGTTGTAGACTTCTGGGCAGAATGGTGCGGTCCATGTAAAATGATAGCGCCCTCGCTTGAAGAAATTGCTACCGAGTTACAGGGTAAGGTCAAAGTTGCAAAAATCAATATTGATGAAAATCCCGAACTTGCAACGCAGTTCGGTGTCCGTTCAATCCCCACATTATTGTTGTTCAATAATGGAGAAATCGTCTCCAATATGGTGGGGGCTGCTCCCAAAAGCCGTTTGGCAGACTGGATTAAAGACGGCGTAAAATAA